A DNA window from Anastrepha obliqua isolate idAnaObli1 chromosome 5, idAnaObli1_1.0, whole genome shotgun sequence contains the following coding sequences:
- the LOC129249030 gene encoding peroxiredoxin-6-like: MRLGATVPNFKAETTKGPISFYDWQGSAWVVLFSHPSDFTPVCTTELGRIAVHQPEFAKRNAKCLAHSVDDLKSHVDWVNDIKSYCLDIPGEFPYPIIADPHRDLAVLFGMLDEEQKRDPEIGKTIRALYIISPDHKVRVSMFYPMSMGRNVDEILRCIDSLQLTDKLKVVATPANWTPGTKVMILPTVSDEEAKQLFPKGFDKVSMPSGVNYVRTTENY; the protein is encoded by the exons atgcgtTTGGGAGCTACAGTACCGAATTTCAAAGCTGAAACCACCAAGGGGCCAATCAGCTTCTACGATTGGCAGGGAAGCGC CTGGGTTGTGCTATTCTCCCATCCTTCGGACTTCACACCCGTCTGCACCACAGAGTTGGGTCGCATCGCTGTTCATCAGCCAGAGTTCGCCAAGCGTAATGCCAAGTGCTTGGCTCACTCCGTGGACGATTTGAAATCCCATGTTGATTGGGTGAACGACATCAAGTCTTACTGCTTGGATATTCCCGGGGAATTCCCCTACCCCATCATTGCCGACCCTCATCGCGATTTGGCTGTACTCTTCGGCATGTTGGATGAAGAACAGAAGCGCGACCCGGAAATCGGGAAAACTATTCGTGCGCTGTACATCATCAGCCCCGATCACAAAGTGCGCGTGTCGATGTTCTACCCCATGTCCATGGGCCGTAATGTTGA TGAGATTCTACGCTGTATCGACTCACTGCAATTGACTGACAAGCTGAAGGTTGTAGCTACACCCGCCAACTGGACT CCTGGCACCAAAGTCATGATTTTGCCCACTGTGTCTGATGAGGAAGCCAAGCAGTTGTTCCCGAAAGGTTTTGATAAGGTGTCGATGCCATCCGGTGTAAATTATGTTAGAACCACTGAGaattattag